The following coding sequences lie in one Polyangiaceae bacterium genomic window:
- a CDS encoding tetratricopeptide repeat protein, giving the protein MNKRLAYLEQILADGKADSFARYALGMEYRKEGRLDDALRVFDELRAADPNYLAMYLMVGQIAAERSDPATAKEWLTAGREVAQSQGNSQALGEIEDLLAGL; this is encoded by the coding sequence ATGAACAAGCGACTCGCGTACCTCGAGCAAATTCTCGCCGATGGGAAAGCTGATTCTTTCGCACGCTACGCCTTGGGCATGGAGTACCGCAAAGAGGGTCGATTGGACGACGCATTGCGGGTGTTCGACGAGCTCCGCGCGGCAGACCCCAACTATCTCGCGATGTACTTGATGGTCGGGCAGATCGCCGCGGAGCGATCGGATCCCGCCACGGCGAAGGAGTGGCTGACGGCAGGTCGAGAGGTGGCGCAGAGCCAGGGGAACAGCCAGGCCCTGGGCGAGATCGAAGACCTGCTCGCCGGCTTGTGA